Proteins encoded in a region of the Thunnus maccoyii chromosome 4, fThuMac1.1, whole genome shotgun sequence genome:
- the lsm14b gene encoding protein LSM14 homolog B, translated as MSSTKPYIGCKIGLISKAQNRYEGILYTIDKVNSTVVLAKVKCFGTEGRPTDRPTPPKDDIYEYITFRGSDIKDITLCEPPRSHHGLPPDPAIVQSSSAGPSGPYSALGPFSPLGMPAYNQLAASSLLNQQYAAALGLGPVLPGLHVRRGPMVEKAVQTLHVEKSWQRRGFTAPQEQEQRWERRRPQRTRGETSQTRGSTRATMKSGPGVSTAQRETSQQQNDENRPPIRRKGARRRRNLRGQLMVAKVPFATLKFDTDFDFDSSNAQFIKEELEREEQDKVNVKDGNHEIGEKDGEESHSNAEDDHFGPKCYYNKAKSFFDNISSDNKVRLTWAEERKRNLETFGVPGRFLRGQGFRGGYTGRRGRGAVQTLPSLRARSGQL; from the exons ATGAGTTCAACAAAGCCTTACATTGGCTGTAAAATAGGATTAATTTCAAAAGCTCAAAATCGTTACGAGGGCATTTTGTATACAATTGATAAAGTGAACTCCACGGTAGTGCTGGCAAAAG TCAAATGTTTTGGAACAGAGGGACGACCCACTGACAGACCAACACCACCCAAGGATGATATCTATGAGTATATCACTTTCCGGGGAAGTGATATTAAGGATATAACACTATGTGAACCTCCAAGGTCTCACCATGGCCTGCCACCAGATCCAGCAATAGTGCAG tcaTCTAGTGCAGGCCCGTCAGGCCCCTACTCAGCTCTTGGACCATTTAGTCCCCTAGGGATGCCCGCCTACAACCAGCTTGCTGCCAGCTCTCTCCTTAATCAACAGTATGCTGCAGCTCTCGGCCTTG GGCCTGTACTCCCAGGCTTACATGTTCGAAGGGGCCCTATGGTGGAAAAAGCTGTTCAAACCCTCCATGTGGAAAAATCATGGCAGAGGAGAGGTTTCACTGCACCCCAGGAGCAGGAGCAGCGCTGGGAGAGGAGAAGGCCCCAGAGGACCAGAGGAGAAACCTCCCAGACCAGAGGGAGCACCAGAGCCACCA TGAAGTCAGGCCCTGGTGTGTCCACTGCTCAGCGAGAAACTTCGCAGCAGCAGAATGATGAAAACAGGCCACCTATAAGAAGAAAAG GAGCTCGAAGGCGCAGAAACCTTAGAGGCCAGCTGATGGTGGCAAAAGTTCCATTTGCCACCCTTAAGTTTGACacagattttgattttgattcttCAAACGCCCAGTTCATTAAGGAGGAGTTGGAGAGGGAGGAGCAGGACAAAGTAAATGTGAAAG ATGGAAATCATGAGATAGgagaaaaagatggagaggaatCACACTCAAATGCAGAGGATGATCATTTTGGACCAAAATGCTACTACAACAAGGCAAAGTCCTTCTTTGACAACATCTCCTCTGATAATAAAGTCAG ACTAACATGGGCAGAGGAGCGGAAGCGCAATCTGGAGACTTTTGGGGTCCCTGGACGGTTCTTGAGGGGCCAAGGCTTCAGAGGTGGATATACTGGACGAAGAGGACGGGGCGCTGTTCAGACTCTACCTTCTCTCAGAGCCAGGAGTGGACAGCTGTAA